In the genome of Neodiprion pinetum isolate iyNeoPine1 chromosome 2, iyNeoPine1.2, whole genome shotgun sequence, one region contains:
- the PGAP3 gene encoding post-GPI attachment to proteins factor 3 isoform X1 produces MSNLFYGLIIILGFTVFNAECSNGDRSTYYRECLRKCYTINCTTDMSFKESAPLELRLLLWTCDDNCRYICMWKTVDYFASQGWNIPQFYGKWPFARMLGLQEPASVIFSILNFQVHYTMYKKFKQALRPSNPMKLAWSYLSIVCMNGWIWSTVFHARDKTFTEVMDYSCAFAMVLTFLYCVMLRIALENYRAVIFVTCGYLTVLYTHLSHLWSGKINYGYNMKFNLALGLLTFLVTMAWWYRNRKELEHASLIAWFNIGTVLVTLLEVADFPPILWTFDAHSLWHASTVPLAILLYRFIIQDCKHLQKLAEKI; encoded by the exons ATGTCAAATTTGTTTTACGGCCTGATTATAATACTCGGATTCACAGTTTTCAACGCTGAATGTTCGAATGGAGACAGATCAACTTACTACAGAGAATGCCTTCGAAAATGCTACACGATAAACTGCACCACAG ACATGAGCTTCAAGGAAAGCGCACCTCTGGAGTTAAGGCTATTATTATGGACATGCGACGACAACTGTCGTTACATTTGCATGTGGAAAACCGTAGACTATTTTGCTTCTCAAGGCTGGAACATTCCTCAATTTTATGGAAAG TGGCCATTTGCTCGAATGCTGGGCCTACAAGAGCCGGCTTCtgtaatattttccatactaaACTTCCAAGTGCATTACACGATGTACAAAAAGTTTAAACAGGCTCTAAGACCTTCCAATCCTATGAAATTAGCCTGGAGTTACCTTAGCATT GTGTGCATGAATGGGTGGATCTGGTCTACAGTGTTTCATGCACGTGATAAAACTTTCACAGAAGTGATGGATTATTCTTGCGCGTTTGCCATGGTTCTAACTTTTTTATACTGTGTGATGTTacg CATAGCATTGGAAAACTATAGAGCAGTCATTTTTGTAACTTGCGGATATTTGACCGTACTCTATACACATCTGTCTCATTTATGGTCTGGGAAAATAAATTACGGGTATAATATGAAGTTCAACCTGGCccttg GACTCCTCACATTCCTCGTGACAATGGCTTGGTGGTATCGCAACCGAAAAGAACTTGAACACGCATCATTGATTGCCTGGTTCAATATTGGGACCGTTTTAGTTACGTTACTAGAAGTTGCTGACTTCCCTCCAATTCTGTGGACATTTGATGCCCATTCCTTATGGCACGCTTCCACCGTACCACTGGCGATACTTTTGTATCG ATTCATCATTCAAGACTGCAaacatttacaaaaattggCTGAGAAGATTTAA
- the SdhB gene encoding succinate dehydrogenase [ubiquinone] iron-sulfur subunit, mitochondrial, giving the protein MAKIFPTNCRNVIRQVRGLHSSTVQNAEARLKTFSIYRWNPDKPDEKPDMQDYKVDLNSCGPMVLDALIKIKNEVDPTLTFRRSCREGICGSCAMNIGGTNTLACISKIDTNLSKRTKIYPLPHMYVVKDLVPDMNHFYSQYRSIQPWLQRKDAKESGTQQYLQSVDDRKKLDGLYECILCACCSTSCPSYWWNGDKYLGPAVLMQAYRWIIDSRDDLSKERLEKLRDPFSVYRCHTIMNCSRTCPKGLNPGKAIAEIKKLLAGVIEKGEPGLNTTALHN; this is encoded by the exons ATGGCAAAGATTTTCCCGACAAATTGCCGAAATGTCATTCGACAG GTTCGTGGATTGCATTCATCCACGGTCCAAAATGCTGAAGCCAGATTGAAGACTTTCAGCATTTACCGATGGAATCCCGACAAGCCTGATGAGAAACCGGACATGCAAGATTACAAAGTTGACTTGAATTC atgtGGTCCCATGGTATTAGATGCTTTGATTAAGATTAAAAATGAGGTCGATCCAACTTTGACTTTCCGCCGTTCATGTCGGGAGGGAATCTGCGGTTCTTGTGCAATGAACATCGGTGGAACGAACACTCTTGCCTGTATTAG CAAGATTGACACAAACCTTAGCAAGAGAACCAAGATCTATCCATTGCCTCATATGTATGTCGTAAAAGACTTGGTGCCAGATATGAACCACTTTTACTCTCAATACCGCAGTATACAGCCATGGCTCCAACGTAAAGATGCTAAAGAAAGTGGTACCCAGCAATACCTGCAAAGTGTTGACGATCGTAAAAAGTTG gATGGTCTATACGAGTGCATTTTATGCGCGTGCTGCAGTACTTCTTGCCCGTCTTATTGGTGGAATGGAGACAAATATTTAGGCCCGGCAGTTTTGATGCAG GCTTACCGGTGGATCATCGACTCAAGAGACGATTTATCCAAGGAACGTCTCGAGAAACTAAGAGACCCGTTCTCAGTCTACCGTTGCCATACAATTATGAATTGCAGTCGAACATGCCCTAAG GGGCTGAATCCTGGTAAGGCAATTGCAGAGATAAAGAAGTTGTTAGCTGGTGTTATAGAAAAGGGTGAACCGGGTCTCAACACTACTGCTCTGCACAATTGA
- the LOC124213304 gene encoding coenzyme Q-binding protein COQ10 homolog B, mitochondrial: protein MYSYKRLVESCTLQIGKSYKVKANLKRTFMNLGNQNRCKEFEGRKLVGFSMEQMFKVVADVGNYKTFVPFCKRSDIMSKSDGFLSASLVIGFPPINESYTSKVTMIHPRLVKAECSDGKLFNHLNTLWVFSPGLKNNEQTCVIDFSLSFEFKSVLHSQLSNLFFNEIVRQMENAFIEEAKKRYGRPCIKVVRLER from the exons ATGTACAG TTATAAACGGTTGGTTGAAAGTTGCACTTTGCAAATTGGAAAAAGTTACAAAGTCAAGGCCAATCTGAAGAGAACATTTATGAACCTAGGAAACCAAAATAGGTGCAAAGAATTTGAGGGCAGAAAACTTGTTGG TTTCTCAATGGAGCAGATGTTCAAGGTCGTTGCTGATGTTGGTAACTACAAAACTTTCGTACCATTCTGCAAGAGGTCTGATATAATGTCCAAAAGCGATGGATTCCTGAGCGCAAGTTTGGTCATTGGATTTCCGCCGATAAACGAGAGCTATACCTCAAAAGTGACAATGATACACCCGCGTTTGGTGAAAGCTGAATGCAGTGATGGGAAACTTTTCAACCACTTGAATACGCTGTGGGTATTCAGTCCTGGACTGAAGAACAATGAGCAGACCTGCGTTATagacttctctctctctttcgagTTTAAGTCAGTACTTCATTCTCAGTTGTCGAATTTATTCTTCAACGAGATTGTCAGACAGATGGAAAATGCTTTCATCGAAGAAGCCAAAAAACGGTACGGTAGACCATGCATCAAGGTTGTCAGACTGGAAAGATGA
- the PGAP3 gene encoding post-GPI attachment to proteins factor 3 isoform X2 produces MSFKESAPLELRLLLWTCDDNCRYICMWKTVDYFASQGWNIPQFYGKWPFARMLGLQEPASVIFSILNFQVHYTMYKKFKQALRPSNPMKLAWSYLSIVCMNGWIWSTVFHARDKTFTEVMDYSCAFAMVLTFLYCVMLRIALENYRAVIFVTCGYLTVLYTHLSHLWSGKINYGYNMKFNLALGLLTFLVTMAWWYRNRKELEHASLIAWFNIGTVLVTLLEVADFPPILWTFDAHSLWHASTVPLAILLYRFIIQDCKHLQKLAEKI; encoded by the exons ATGAGCTTCAAGGAAAGCGCACCTCTGGAGTTAAGGCTATTATTATGGACATGCGACGACAACTGTCGTTACATTTGCATGTGGAAAACCGTAGACTATTTTGCTTCTCAAGGCTGGAACATTCCTCAATTTTATGGAAAG TGGCCATTTGCTCGAATGCTGGGCCTACAAGAGCCGGCTTCtgtaatattttccatactaaACTTCCAAGTGCATTACACGATGTACAAAAAGTTTAAACAGGCTCTAAGACCTTCCAATCCTATGAAATTAGCCTGGAGTTACCTTAGCATT GTGTGCATGAATGGGTGGATCTGGTCTACAGTGTTTCATGCACGTGATAAAACTTTCACAGAAGTGATGGATTATTCTTGCGCGTTTGCCATGGTTCTAACTTTTTTATACTGTGTGATGTTacg CATAGCATTGGAAAACTATAGAGCAGTCATTTTTGTAACTTGCGGATATTTGACCGTACTCTATACACATCTGTCTCATTTATGGTCTGGGAAAATAAATTACGGGTATAATATGAAGTTCAACCTGGCccttg GACTCCTCACATTCCTCGTGACAATGGCTTGGTGGTATCGCAACCGAAAAGAACTTGAACACGCATCATTGATTGCCTGGTTCAATATTGGGACCGTTTTAGTTACGTTACTAGAAGTTGCTGACTTCCCTCCAATTCTGTGGACATTTGATGCCCATTCCTTATGGCACGCTTCCACCGTACCACTGGCGATACTTTTGTATCG ATTCATCATTCAAGACTGCAaacatttacaaaaattggCTGAGAAGATTTAA